A DNA window from Centroberyx gerrardi isolate f3 chromosome 3, fCenGer3.hap1.cur.20231027, whole genome shotgun sequence contains the following coding sequences:
- the micall2b gene encoding protein-methionine sulfoxide oxidase mical2b isoform X2, with amino-acid sequence MSAVKALQQWCKIQCDGYRDVSITNMTTSFRDGLAFCALIHKHRPDLINFDSLKKDNVYDNNKLAFGVAEEELGIPALLDAEDMVALKVPDRLSILTYVSQYYNYFHGRSPIGGMAGVKRPAEGSTEEPSGKKNQPVVSKMFPASKPTMENRPPPSSRIINPTSSPKPASKAAQEVLVEKPHHQTGTLSNKCVSCNKHVHLVQRHLVDGKLYHRNCAKSLLLLNTNTPLLDLPKNTPVSKFTPHPDPFKAKTATPTPAPSKLGPSWLTSKTEKSSQPATTSSSLSTSSPLRPASGFSPSGGGSQTTVVHKPTFTNAAPQTTSNPTVTTTSITTRPTAAPRTSITAAKTQQNKLRFFQTATDDENKTPTKNLDTNRGLNVVTRGQEVRAGQGVTVVVNVAGVGSRDVCVSGVTGGEGAKATGLGRGSGKVWSKEENSNSSKTQAAAFISKKLAEEKNSNTSKPMWTTVALKKTDKPSQVEPPKKETEGVRGRVKLKVDPSILADMQTPFMDNSNATPTPPSRSGLGARTPDKGSAKPTSASSNTAAASENSDSPADWRSKLKPVSKETKPTAPSQSSPLPYNSKPTEASSKPWANEAGKSQASDPAVGLSSAHLPSPSITVTAPGSKGFLNGESSLTANGSKPEPKTSKTKPDYIPKDKIMQELQEIEDNLNELEKRGVDLEVRLRHREGEGEDDSVMDELMVEWFNLIRNKQVAMRRESELVYIARTQDLEEQQPSVELELRRLMEKPEHLKTFWDKKREEQLMAKLVEIVNDRNAIVDGLDEDRLREEEEDEQLNKMMMNFDMKKDKPKKKSPMSKLFGWGNKKEG; translated from the exons ATGTCGGCTGTGAAAGCGCTGCAGCAGTGGTGTAAGATCCAGTGCGACGGCTACCGGGATGTTTCCATCACCAACATGACCACGTCGTTCAGGGACGGACTGGCGTTCTGTGccctcatacacaaacacagacccgACCTCAT CAATTTTGATTCCCTGAAGAAGGACAATGTCTatgacaacaacaaactg GCTTTCGGGGTTGCAGAGGAGGAGTTGGGAATTCCTGCCCTGTTGGATGCGGAAGACATGGTGGCTCTTAAGGTTCCTGACCGCCTCAGTATCCTGACATATGTCTCCCAGTACTACAACTACTTCCATGGACGCTCCCCCA TTGGTGGTATGGCAGGTGTGAAGCGCCCAGCAGAGGGCTCTACAGAGGAACCATCTGGGAAGAAGAACCAGCCTGTGGTCTCTAAGATGTTCCCCGCTTCCAAACCCACCATGGAGAACCggcctcccccctcctcccggATCATAAACCCCACATCCTCCCCAAAACCAGCCAGCAAGGCAGCACAG GAAGTGCTGGTTGAGAAACCCCATCATCAGACAGGCACCCTGAGTAATAAATGTGTGTCCTGTAACAAGCATGTTCACTTGGTACAGCGACATCTAGTGGATGGGAAGCTCTATCACAGGAACTGTGCAAA GTCTCTGTTGCTTTTGAACACAAACACTCCTCTCCTAGACTTACCGAAAAACACCCCTGTTTCCAAATTCACTCCACATCCGGACCCCTTTAAAGCCAAAACGGCTACCCCGACCCCTGCTCCCTCCAAGCTGGGACCTTCATGGTTGACCTCAAAGACAGAGAAATCCAGCCAACCAGCCACCACCTCCAGCAGTCTCTCCACTTCATCTCCTTTGCGGCCTGCTTCAGGTTTCTCTCCCTCAGGTGGAGGGAGTCAGACCACTGTTGTCCACAAACCCACTTTCACCAACGCAGCCCCACAGACTACTTCCAACCCCACAGTCACCACCACCTCCATCACCACCAGGCCCACCGCAGCCCCACGGACCTCCATCACCGCAGCCAAGACACAGCAAAACAAGCTCAGGTTCTTCCAAACTGCTACCGACGACGAGAACAAGACTCCAACCAAGAACCTGGACACAAATAGAGGGTTGAATGTGGTCACTCGGGGCCAGGAAGTCAGGGCCGGTCAGGGTGTGACTGTGGTTGTAAATGTTGCTGGTGTGGGCAgtagggatgtgtgtgtgagtggggtcACAGGTGGGGAGGGGGCTAAAGCAACCGGTTTGGGCAGGGGTTCAGGAAAGGTCTGGTCGAAAGAAGagaacagtaatagtagtaagaCCCAGGCAGCAGCCTTCATCTCCAAGAAACTGGCTGAGGAGAAGAACAGTAACACCAGTAAGCCAATGTGGACCACTGTAGCACTGAAGAAGACTGACAA ACCTTCTCAGGTTGAGCCTCCTAAGAAGGAGACAGAAGGTGTCAGAGGAAGAGTGAAGCTTAAAGTGGATCCTTCGATCCTAGCTGACATGCAGACTCCATTTATGGACAATTCCAACGCTACTCCAACCCCACCCAGCAGGAGTGGACTGGGTGCCAGAACTCCAGACAAAGGGTCCGCTAAGCCTACCAGTGCTTCATCCAACACTGCAG CAGCATCAGAGAACAGCGATTCTCCTGCAGATTGGAGGTCTAAGCTCAAACCTGTCTCCAAAGAAACAAA acccACTGCTCCTTCACAGTCATCCCCTCTCCCCTACAATAGTAAGCCAACAGAAGCTTCCTCTAAGCCATGGGCTAATGAAGCAGGAAAGTCCCAGGCTTCAGATCCTGCAGTGGGCCTTTCCTCTGCTCATCTTCCCAGCCCGAGCATTACTGTCACTGCACCGGGGTCAAAGG gCTTTCTGAATGGAGAGAGCTCACTAACTGCAAATGGTAGCAAGCCAGAGCCAAAAACCTCCAAG ACCAAGCCAGACTACATCCCCAAGGACAAGATTatgcaggagctgcaggagatTGAAGACAATCTGAACGAgttggagaagagaggagtcgATCTGGAAGTGCGGCTTCGCCATAGAGAAGGAg AGGGAGAAGATGACTCTGTCATGGATGAGCTGATGGTCGAGTGGTTCAACCTGATCAGGAACAAGCAGGTGGCCATGCGCCGTGAGTCTGAACTGGTCTAcat agcAAGAACCCAGGACCTAGAGGAACAGCAGCCCAGTGTTGAACTGGAGCTTAGAAGACTAATGGAAAAGCCAG AACATCTGAAGACATTCTGGgacaagaagagagaagagcagcTGATGGCCAAACTGGTAGAGATCGTCAATGACAGAAATGCTATCGTAGATGGTCTGGATGAGGATAGACTCAG ggaggaagaggaggatgagcaaCTAAACAAGATGATGATGAATTTTG ACATGAAGAAAGACAAGCCGAAGAAAAAGTCTCCAATGTCCAAGTTGTTCGGCTGGGGGAACAAGAAGGAGGGATGA
- the micall2b gene encoding protein-methionine sulfoxide oxidase mical2b isoform X3, which produces MSAVKALQQWCKIQCDGYRDVSITNMTTSFRDGLAFCALIHKHRPDLINFDSLKKDNVYDNNKLAFGVAEEELGIPALLDAEDMVALKVPDRLSILTYVSQYYNYFHGRSPIGGMAGVKRPAEGSTEEPSGKKNQPVVSKMFPASKPTMENRPPPSSRIINPTSSPKPASKAAQKEVLVEKPHHQTGTLSNKCVSCNKHVHLVQRHLVDGKLYHRNCAKSLLLLNTNTPLLDLPKNTPVSKFTPHPDPFKAKTATPTPAPSKLGPSWLTSKTEKSSQPATTSSSLSTSSPLRPASGFSPSGGGSQTTVVHKPTFTNAAPQTTSNPTVTTTSITTRPTAAPRTSITAAKTQQNKLRFFQTATDDENKTPTKNLDTNRGLNVVTRGQEVRAGQGVTVVVNVAGVGSRDVCVSGVTGGEGAKATGLGRGSGKVWSKEENSNSSKTQAAAFISKKLAEEKNSNTSKPMWTTVALKKTDKPSQVEPPKKETEGVRGRVKLKVDPSILADMQTPFMDNSNATPTPPSRSGLGARTPDKGSAKPTSASSNTAASENSDSPADWRSKLKPVSKETKPTAPSQSSPLPYNSKPTEASSKPWANEAGKSQASDPAVGLSSAHLPSPSITVTAPGSKGFLNGESSLTANGSKPEPKTSKTKPDYIPKDKIMQELQEIEDNLNELEKRGVDLEVRLRHREGEGEDDSVMDELMVEWFNLIRNKQVAMRRESELVYIARTQDLEEQQPSVELELRRLMEKPEHLKTFWDKKREEQLMAKLVEIVNDRNAIVDGLDEDRLREEEEDEQLNKMMMNFDMKKDKPKKKSPMSKLFGWGNKKEG; this is translated from the exons ATGTCGGCTGTGAAAGCGCTGCAGCAGTGGTGTAAGATCCAGTGCGACGGCTACCGGGATGTTTCCATCACCAACATGACCACGTCGTTCAGGGACGGACTGGCGTTCTGTGccctcatacacaaacacagacccgACCTCAT CAATTTTGATTCCCTGAAGAAGGACAATGTCTatgacaacaacaaactg GCTTTCGGGGTTGCAGAGGAGGAGTTGGGAATTCCTGCCCTGTTGGATGCGGAAGACATGGTGGCTCTTAAGGTTCCTGACCGCCTCAGTATCCTGACATATGTCTCCCAGTACTACAACTACTTCCATGGACGCTCCCCCA TTGGTGGTATGGCAGGTGTGAAGCGCCCAGCAGAGGGCTCTACAGAGGAACCATCTGGGAAGAAGAACCAGCCTGTGGTCTCTAAGATGTTCCCCGCTTCCAAACCCACCATGGAGAACCggcctcccccctcctcccggATCATAAACCCCACATCCTCCCCAAAACCAGCCAGCAAGGCAGCACAG AAGGAAGTGCTGGTTGAGAAACCCCATCATCAGACAGGCACCCTGAGTAATAAATGTGTGTCCTGTAACAAGCATGTTCACTTGGTACAGCGACATCTAGTGGATGGGAAGCTCTATCACAGGAACTGTGCAAA GTCTCTGTTGCTTTTGAACACAAACACTCCTCTCCTAGACTTACCGAAAAACACCCCTGTTTCCAAATTCACTCCACATCCGGACCCCTTTAAAGCCAAAACGGCTACCCCGACCCCTGCTCCCTCCAAGCTGGGACCTTCATGGTTGACCTCAAAGACAGAGAAATCCAGCCAACCAGCCACCACCTCCAGCAGTCTCTCCACTTCATCTCCTTTGCGGCCTGCTTCAGGTTTCTCTCCCTCAGGTGGAGGGAGTCAGACCACTGTTGTCCACAAACCCACTTTCACCAACGCAGCCCCACAGACTACTTCCAACCCCACAGTCACCACCACCTCCATCACCACCAGGCCCACCGCAGCCCCACGGACCTCCATCACCGCAGCCAAGACACAGCAAAACAAGCTCAGGTTCTTCCAAACTGCTACCGACGACGAGAACAAGACTCCAACCAAGAACCTGGACACAAATAGAGGGTTGAATGTGGTCACTCGGGGCCAGGAAGTCAGGGCCGGTCAGGGTGTGACTGTGGTTGTAAATGTTGCTGGTGTGGGCAgtagggatgtgtgtgtgagtggggtcACAGGTGGGGAGGGGGCTAAAGCAACCGGTTTGGGCAGGGGTTCAGGAAAGGTCTGGTCGAAAGAAGagaacagtaatagtagtaagaCCCAGGCAGCAGCCTTCATCTCCAAGAAACTGGCTGAGGAGAAGAACAGTAACACCAGTAAGCCAATGTGGACCACTGTAGCACTGAAGAAGACTGACAA ACCTTCTCAGGTTGAGCCTCCTAAGAAGGAGACAGAAGGTGTCAGAGGAAGAGTGAAGCTTAAAGTGGATCCTTCGATCCTAGCTGACATGCAGACTCCATTTATGGACAATTCCAACGCTACTCCAACCCCACCCAGCAGGAGTGGACTGGGTGCCAGAACTCCAGACAAAGGGTCCGCTAAGCCTACCAGTGCTTCATCCAACACTGCAG CATCAGAGAACAGCGATTCTCCTGCAGATTGGAGGTCTAAGCTCAAACCTGTCTCCAAAGAAACAAA acccACTGCTCCTTCACAGTCATCCCCTCTCCCCTACAATAGTAAGCCAACAGAAGCTTCCTCTAAGCCATGGGCTAATGAAGCAGGAAAGTCCCAGGCTTCAGATCCTGCAGTGGGCCTTTCCTCTGCTCATCTTCCCAGCCCGAGCATTACTGTCACTGCACCGGGGTCAAAGG gCTTTCTGAATGGAGAGAGCTCACTAACTGCAAATGGTAGCAAGCCAGAGCCAAAAACCTCCAAG ACCAAGCCAGACTACATCCCCAAGGACAAGATTatgcaggagctgcaggagatTGAAGACAATCTGAACGAgttggagaagagaggagtcgATCTGGAAGTGCGGCTTCGCCATAGAGAAGGAg AGGGAGAAGATGACTCTGTCATGGATGAGCTGATGGTCGAGTGGTTCAACCTGATCAGGAACAAGCAGGTGGCCATGCGCCGTGAGTCTGAACTGGTCTAcat agcAAGAACCCAGGACCTAGAGGAACAGCAGCCCAGTGTTGAACTGGAGCTTAGAAGACTAATGGAAAAGCCAG AACATCTGAAGACATTCTGGgacaagaagagagaagagcagcTGATGGCCAAACTGGTAGAGATCGTCAATGACAGAAATGCTATCGTAGATGGTCTGGATGAGGATAGACTCAG ggaggaagaggaggatgagcaaCTAAACAAGATGATGATGAATTTTG ACATGAAGAAAGACAAGCCGAAGAAAAAGTCTCCAATGTCCAAGTTGTTCGGCTGGGGGAACAAGAAGGAGGGATGA
- the micall2b gene encoding protein-methionine sulfoxide oxidase mical2b isoform X1 gives MSAVKALQQWCKIQCDGYRDVSITNMTTSFRDGLAFCALIHKHRPDLINFDSLKKDNVYDNNKLAFGVAEEELGIPALLDAEDMVALKVPDRLSILTYVSQYYNYFHGRSPIGGMAGVKRPAEGSTEEPSGKKNQPVVSKMFPASKPTMENRPPPSSRIINPTSSPKPASKAAQKEVLVEKPHHQTGTLSNKCVSCNKHVHLVQRHLVDGKLYHRNCAKSLLLLNTNTPLLDLPKNTPVSKFTPHPDPFKAKTATPTPAPSKLGPSWLTSKTEKSSQPATTSSSLSTSSPLRPASGFSPSGGGSQTTVVHKPTFTNAAPQTTSNPTVTTTSITTRPTAAPRTSITAAKTQQNKLRFFQTATDDENKTPTKNLDTNRGLNVVTRGQEVRAGQGVTVVVNVAGVGSRDVCVSGVTGGEGAKATGLGRGSGKVWSKEENSNSSKTQAAAFISKKLAEEKNSNTSKPMWTTVALKKTDKPSQVEPPKKETEGVRGRVKLKVDPSILADMQTPFMDNSNATPTPPSRSGLGARTPDKGSAKPTSASSNTAAASENSDSPADWRSKLKPVSKETKPTAPSQSSPLPYNSKPTEASSKPWANEAGKSQASDPAVGLSSAHLPSPSITVTAPGSKGFLNGESSLTANGSKPEPKTSKTKPDYIPKDKIMQELQEIEDNLNELEKRGVDLEVRLRHREGEGEDDSVMDELMVEWFNLIRNKQVAMRRESELVYIARTQDLEEQQPSVELELRRLMEKPEHLKTFWDKKREEQLMAKLVEIVNDRNAIVDGLDEDRLREEEEDEQLNKMMMNFDMKKDKPKKKSPMSKLFGWGNKKEG, from the exons ATGTCGGCTGTGAAAGCGCTGCAGCAGTGGTGTAAGATCCAGTGCGACGGCTACCGGGATGTTTCCATCACCAACATGACCACGTCGTTCAGGGACGGACTGGCGTTCTGTGccctcatacacaaacacagacccgACCTCAT CAATTTTGATTCCCTGAAGAAGGACAATGTCTatgacaacaacaaactg GCTTTCGGGGTTGCAGAGGAGGAGTTGGGAATTCCTGCCCTGTTGGATGCGGAAGACATGGTGGCTCTTAAGGTTCCTGACCGCCTCAGTATCCTGACATATGTCTCCCAGTACTACAACTACTTCCATGGACGCTCCCCCA TTGGTGGTATGGCAGGTGTGAAGCGCCCAGCAGAGGGCTCTACAGAGGAACCATCTGGGAAGAAGAACCAGCCTGTGGTCTCTAAGATGTTCCCCGCTTCCAAACCCACCATGGAGAACCggcctcccccctcctcccggATCATAAACCCCACATCCTCCCCAAAACCAGCCAGCAAGGCAGCACAG AAGGAAGTGCTGGTTGAGAAACCCCATCATCAGACAGGCACCCTGAGTAATAAATGTGTGTCCTGTAACAAGCATGTTCACTTGGTACAGCGACATCTAGTGGATGGGAAGCTCTATCACAGGAACTGTGCAAA GTCTCTGTTGCTTTTGAACACAAACACTCCTCTCCTAGACTTACCGAAAAACACCCCTGTTTCCAAATTCACTCCACATCCGGACCCCTTTAAAGCCAAAACGGCTACCCCGACCCCTGCTCCCTCCAAGCTGGGACCTTCATGGTTGACCTCAAAGACAGAGAAATCCAGCCAACCAGCCACCACCTCCAGCAGTCTCTCCACTTCATCTCCTTTGCGGCCTGCTTCAGGTTTCTCTCCCTCAGGTGGAGGGAGTCAGACCACTGTTGTCCACAAACCCACTTTCACCAACGCAGCCCCACAGACTACTTCCAACCCCACAGTCACCACCACCTCCATCACCACCAGGCCCACCGCAGCCCCACGGACCTCCATCACCGCAGCCAAGACACAGCAAAACAAGCTCAGGTTCTTCCAAACTGCTACCGACGACGAGAACAAGACTCCAACCAAGAACCTGGACACAAATAGAGGGTTGAATGTGGTCACTCGGGGCCAGGAAGTCAGGGCCGGTCAGGGTGTGACTGTGGTTGTAAATGTTGCTGGTGTGGGCAgtagggatgtgtgtgtgagtggggtcACAGGTGGGGAGGGGGCTAAAGCAACCGGTTTGGGCAGGGGTTCAGGAAAGGTCTGGTCGAAAGAAGagaacagtaatagtagtaagaCCCAGGCAGCAGCCTTCATCTCCAAGAAACTGGCTGAGGAGAAGAACAGTAACACCAGTAAGCCAATGTGGACCACTGTAGCACTGAAGAAGACTGACAA ACCTTCTCAGGTTGAGCCTCCTAAGAAGGAGACAGAAGGTGTCAGAGGAAGAGTGAAGCTTAAAGTGGATCCTTCGATCCTAGCTGACATGCAGACTCCATTTATGGACAATTCCAACGCTACTCCAACCCCACCCAGCAGGAGTGGACTGGGTGCCAGAACTCCAGACAAAGGGTCCGCTAAGCCTACCAGTGCTTCATCCAACACTGCAG CAGCATCAGAGAACAGCGATTCTCCTGCAGATTGGAGGTCTAAGCTCAAACCTGTCTCCAAAGAAACAAA acccACTGCTCCTTCACAGTCATCCCCTCTCCCCTACAATAGTAAGCCAACAGAAGCTTCCTCTAAGCCATGGGCTAATGAAGCAGGAAAGTCCCAGGCTTCAGATCCTGCAGTGGGCCTTTCCTCTGCTCATCTTCCCAGCCCGAGCATTACTGTCACTGCACCGGGGTCAAAGG gCTTTCTGAATGGAGAGAGCTCACTAACTGCAAATGGTAGCAAGCCAGAGCCAAAAACCTCCAAG ACCAAGCCAGACTACATCCCCAAGGACAAGATTatgcaggagctgcaggagatTGAAGACAATCTGAACGAgttggagaagagaggagtcgATCTGGAAGTGCGGCTTCGCCATAGAGAAGGAg AGGGAGAAGATGACTCTGTCATGGATGAGCTGATGGTCGAGTGGTTCAACCTGATCAGGAACAAGCAGGTGGCCATGCGCCGTGAGTCTGAACTGGTCTAcat agcAAGAACCCAGGACCTAGAGGAACAGCAGCCCAGTGTTGAACTGGAGCTTAGAAGACTAATGGAAAAGCCAG AACATCTGAAGACATTCTGGgacaagaagagagaagagcagcTGATGGCCAAACTGGTAGAGATCGTCAATGACAGAAATGCTATCGTAGATGGTCTGGATGAGGATAGACTCAG ggaggaagaggaggatgagcaaCTAAACAAGATGATGATGAATTTTG ACATGAAGAAAGACAAGCCGAAGAAAAAGTCTCCAATGTCCAAGTTGTTCGGCTGGGGGAACAAGAAGGAGGGATGA
- the gaa2 gene encoding lysosomal alpha-glucosidase: MVSYKRLNPEDVQFSSAVLSEEPAPVQEGVTVRDPEECEHPLLPQRSPCSATTGLLVLGCLLLLLCGGWLLGTMFWLHSPSNQQPHRPPPPATAGTPDSRGRTGVDSATAAPNPEACSLIPEAWRFDCYPERGAVVTREMCEARNCCFIPASSSSSSPRRPSGKNGIPWCFYPPEFPSYSLVSMNDTSLGQKGRLVKEVKTYYPGDILTLELEIRHETETRLRVRITDPSNSRFEVPITVPNATKKAESPAYIVELSKEPFGLIVKRSSTGAVLLNTTVAPLFYADQFLQFSSALPSQFIYGLGEHRSSFLHDVHWNTLTMWARDVPPTELTNLYGAHPFYLAMEEGGNSHGFFLLNSNAMDVALQPAPALTWRTIGGILDFYIFLGPDPGSVIGQYLEVIGSPAMPIYWALGYHLCRWGYSTSNATWEVVKNMRNNGIPQDVQWNDIDYMEHFLDFTFDPANFATLPDLVKDLHAHDQRYVMILDPGISSTQAEGAYWPYDEGLRRGVFINDSDGNTLIGKVWPGLTAYPDFSDHVTHEWWYDNLKRFHEKVAFDGLWIDMNEPSNFLDGSTKGCPSNNLENPPYTPGILGGLLRAKTVCASAQQKHSLHYNMHSLYGLMEAKASACALKSILGKRAFVISRSTFPSQGMYSGHWLGDNRSQWKDLYTSISGILTFNLLGIPLVGADVCGFSEEPQEELCVRWTQLGAFYPFTRNHNAIDMKPQDPTAFSPLACTAMKQALLLRYSLFPVLYTLFHHAHVLGHTVARPMMFEFPKDVRTYGIDKQFMWGKSLLVTPVLDPGVDYVVGYFPEGLWYDYYMGDSVRSKGEELRLQAPLDKINLHLREGTVVPTQRPNLTLWVSSGQPLHLVSALSEDGSASGDLFWDDGESIDTYETNQYAYIVFNVAQSVMTSQVLHSHLEATYITVQSASFYGVKEKPSRVLVNSQDAAFTYRANQVLIVADLGLNLSQNFTISWM, translated from the exons ATGGTGTCATACAAGCGCCTGAACCCTGAAGATGTACAGTTTTCCAGTGCAGTGTTGTCAGAGGAACCTGCTCCTGTCCAAGAAGGGGTGACG GTGAGGGACCCAGAGGAATGTGAGCATCCCTTGCTTCCACAGAGGTCACCATGCTCTGCCACTACAGGCCTCCTGGTGcttggctgcctgctgctgctcctctgtggAGGCTGGCTCCTGGGCACCATGTTCTGGCTGCACAGTCCGTCCAACCAACAGCCACACAGACCCCCACCACCTGCCACAGCAGGAACTCCAGACTCTCGAGGACGAACAGGGGTAGACAGCGCTACAGCCGCTCCCAACCCTGAGGCTTGCAGTTTAATCCCTGAGGCCTGGAGGTTCGACTGCTACCCTGAAAGAGGGGCAGTTGTGACCCGAGAGATGTGTGAGGCAAGGAACTGCTGCTTTAtccctgcctcctcttcctcctcctctccccgccGCCCATCAGGGAAGAATGGCATTCCTTGGTGTTTCTACCCCCCAGAGTTCCCTTCCTACTCGCTTGTGTCGATGAATGACACTTCCCTGGGACAGAAAGGCAGGCTCGTGAAGGAGGTGAAGACCTACTACCCTGGGGACATCCTTACTCTAGAGCTGGAGATACGTCACGAGACAGAGACACGGCTACGTGTCAGG ATTACTGACCCTTCTAATTCACGGTTCGAGGTGCCAATTACGGTTCCCAACGCCACCAAGAAGGCAGAAAGTCCAGCCTACATTGTAGAGCTGTCCAAAGAGCCATTTGGTCTCATAGTGAAGAGGAGCTCTACAGGAGCAGTACT TCTGAACACCACGGTGGCTCCTCTGTTCTATGCGGATCAGTTTCTCCAGTTCTCCAGTGCTCTGCCCAGCCAGTTCATCTATGGCCTGGGGGAGCACCGCTCCTCCTTTCTGCATGACGTCCACTGGAACACCCTCACCATGTGGGCCAGAGATGTGCCCCCTACG GAACTGACAAACTTATATGGAGCCCACCCCTTTTACTTAGccatggaggagggagggaattcACACGGCTTCTTCCTACTGAATAGCAATGCTATGG ATGTGGCCCTCCAGCCTGCCCCAGCCCTCACCTGGCGTACCATTGGTGGAATCCTTGACTTTTACATTTTCCTGGGTCCTGATCCTGGTTCAGTGATTGGACAGTACCTCGAAGTCATAG GCTCCCCAGCTATGCCTATCTACTGGGCGTTAGGTTACCATCTCTGTCGCTGGGGTTACAGCACTAGCAATGCTACCTGGGAGGTTGTCAAGAACATGAGAAATAATGGGATACCCCAG GATGTCCAGTGGAATGATATTGACTACATGGAGCATTTTCTGGACTTCACCTTTGATCCTGCAAATTTTGCCACACTGCCTGACCTGGTCAAGGACCTACACGCCCATGACCAGCGCTATGTCATGATCCTG GACCCAGGTATCAGCAGCACGCAGGCTGAGGGAGCGTACTGGCCGTATGATGAAGGGCTGAGGAGAGGAGTTTTTATTAATGACTCTGATGGAAACACGCTTATTGGGAAG GTGTGGCCTGGTCTGACAGCATATCCTGATTTTTCTGATCATGTGACCCATGAATGGTGGTACGACAACCTCAAGAGGTTCCATGAAAAGGTGGCGTTTGATGGGTTGTGGATT GATATGAATGAGCCATCGAATTTCCTGGATGGGTCGACTAAAGGCTGTCCATCAAACAATCTTGAAAATCCTCCTTACACACCAG GTATCCTAGGTGGTTTGCTGAGAGCCAAAACTGTGTGCGCATCTGCACAGCAGAAGCATTCCCTCCACTATAATATGCACAGCCTCTACGGACTCATGGAAGCTAAGGCCTCTGCATG TGCACTGAAGAGTATTTTAGGGAAGAGAGCTTTTGTCATTTCTCGCTCCACCTTCCCCAGTCAGGGGATGTACTCTGGTCACTGGCTGGGAGACAACAGGAGCCAGTGGAAAGACCTATATACCTCTATATCAG GTATCTTGACGTTTAACCTTCTGGGCATTCCACTGGTGGGAGCCGACGTCTGTGGCTTCAGTGAGGAGCCACAGGAGGAATTATGTGTCCGCTGGACGCAACTAGGAGCTTTCTATCCCTTCACACGCAACCACAACGCCATAGACATGAAA CCCCAAGACCCAACAGCCTTCAGCCCGCTGGCTTGCACAGCCATGAAGCAGGCTCTGCTGTTGCGCTATTCTCTCTTCCCTGTCCTCTACACACTCTTCCATCACGCACATGTGCTTGGACACACTGTTGCACGACCCATGATGTTTGA GTTCCCCAAGGATGTAAGAACATATGGGATTGACAAACAGTTCATGTGGGGGAAGAGTTTATTGGTGACACCAGTGTTGGATCCTGGTGTAGACTACGTGGTTGGCTACTTCCCGGAGGGGCTGTGGTATGACTACTACatg GGTGACTCTGTGCGCAGTAAGGGTGAAGAGCTGCGGCTCCAGGCACCTCTAGATAAGATCAACCTGCATTTGCGTGAGGGCACAGTTGTACCTACACAG aggcCCAACCTTACCCTATGGGTAAGCAGTGGTCAGCCTCTCCATCTAGTCTCTGCCCTTTCTGAGGACGGCTCAGCCAGTGGAGATCTGTTCTGGGATGACGGAGAGAGCATTGACACCTATGAGACCAATCAGTACGCTTACATCGTCTTCAATGTAGCTCAG AGCGTGATGACGTCTCAGGTGCTCCATAGCCACCTGGAGGCCACATACATCACGGTGCAGTCAGCCTCCTTCTATGGGGTAAAGGAGAAGCCGAGCAGGGTGCTGGTGAACTCCCAGGATGCAGCGTTCACCTACAGAGCCAACCAG GTATTAATTGTTGCAGATCTTGGTCTCAACCTCAGTCAGAACTTCACAATCAGCTGGATGTAA